The window GGTGGCCCTGGCCTGCACCGCCCGGATTGCCAGCGATGATCCCTGCACGGTCCTGGGACAGCCGGAAGTCAAGCTGGGGCTTTTACCCGGCGGCGGGGGCACCCAGCGCCTGCCGCGCCTGGTGGGCCTGCAGCGGGGATTGGGCCTCATGTTGACGGGCAAAAATATTTATCCCAAACAGGCCAAAAGAATGGGGCTGGTGGATTATCTGGTCCATCCCTATGGGCTGTTAGAAGCGGCCAAAAAGATGGTCATGGATTTTTGTGAAAAACCCCTCAAACGCAAGCGCCGCCTTTCCCTGGTGGAAAAGATTCTTGAAGGAACCCCCCTGACGCGGAAAATCATTTACAAAAAAGCCAGGGAAATGGTGATGCGGCAAACCATGGGAAATTACCCGGCACCCCTTCGGATTATTGAATGTGTTGAAGCCGGTATGGAAAAAGGGCTTTCGGCCGGCATGGCGGCTGAAGAAGAAAAATTCGACAGCCTGGTGCTAAGCCCCCAAAGCCGGCAGTTGATTCATCTTTTTTTTAATATGAACAGCAAGAAAAAAAACCCGGCCAGGGAAAAGGTGCGACCTGTTCAGACTGTTGCTGTTCTGGGGGCCGGCTTCATGGGGGCAGGCATTGCCAGTGTCAGTGCCGCAGCGGGGATGAAGGTTCTGCTGAAGGATGTCAGCCATGAGGCTGTGGGAAAGGGCGAGAAAACCGTCTGGGATGAGTTTTCCGGCAAGGTTAAAAGGGGCGCCCTGTCCCCCTTCGTTCGGGATCAAATCTTCAGCCGCATCCACGGCAGAACCGATTACAAGGGGTTCGGGGCGGCGGAACTGGTGGTTGAAGCGGTGTTTGAAGACCTGAAATTAAAGCAGGAGATTTTGGCCCAAGTGGAGGCGGCAGTTTCTGAAAACTGTATATTTGCCAGCAACACCTCGTCCCTGCCCATAAAGGAAATCGCTAAGAATGCCCGGCGGCCGCAGCAGGTTGTGGGCATGCATTATTTTTCTCCGGTCCCGCGTATGCCCCTCCTGGAAATCATCGAGACCGCAGATACCGCCGACTGGGTAACGGCCACTGCGGTCGAGGTGGGCATCCGGCAAGGCAAGACCGTGATTGTGGTCAAAGACGGTCCCGGATTTTATACGACCCGCATTCTGGCGCCCCTGCTCCATGAAGCGCTTCTGATCCTGGAGGAAGGCGCCGAAATCCACCAGGTTGATCGCGACATGAAACGCTATGGCTTTCCGGTGGGACCGTTGACGCTATTGGACGAGGTGGGCATCGATGTGGGGGCGCATGTGTCCGGCGGCGTTCTGGGAGAGATGTTCCTGAGCCGGGGTATGTCCTACAGCGACACCATGATCCGGCTGAACGCGGCCGGATTTAAAGGCCGCAAAAACAAAACAGGATTCTACCGCTATGAGAAACCGGCCTTCAAATGGATCGGCCGGAAAAAGAAAAAACAGGTCAACCCGAAGATTTATGAGTTTTTCGGAGGGTCCTCCCGGAAAACAATTGTCCCGGCTGTGATTCAGGACCGCCTGGCCTTTGTCATGACCAATGAAGCTGCCCGCGCTCTGGAGGAAGGGATACTTGTATCCCCCCATGACGGAGACCTGGGCGCGGTGTTGGGCCTGGGGTTTCCGCCGTTTTTGGGTGGACCTTTTCGAAACATGGATACCATCGGGATCGGAAATGTGGTTGCCAAACTCAAAGGCCTGGAAGAAACGTATGGGCCCCGGTTTGCTCCGGCGCAGATGCTGGTGGACATGCAGAAACATAATCGGCGGTTTTACCCGGAATAAGGCGGGTTGTGCGTTGCTGTAAATGTGTTTATGAACATATTCCCGACCCTAGGGTAGGCCACCGTGCCGATCGGAAAGAAGGACGGCCGGCATATTACCCCAAACCGGCGGGCACGGCGGCCCGCCCTACAAATAATAATCTATAAATTAGACCGTAGGGTCGGCCACCGTGCCGACCGGAAAGAAGACGGTCGGCACATTACCCCAAACCGGCGGGCGCGGTGGCCCGCCCTACAATTAATAATCAAAAATTCGACCGTAGGGCCGGCACCGCGCCGACCGATAATAACGGAGATCGGCATGATTGAAAAAGAGGTTAACAACAAAGCCGGGGGACCGCTTCAGGGGATACGCGTGCTGGATTTTAGCCGTCTGTATCCCGGACCGCTGGGGACCATGCTGCTGGCCGACATGGGCGCCGAGGTGATTAAAATTGAAGACCCTGCCCAGCCGGATTATGTGCGCAATTTCCCGCCGTTTATCAAGACGGAATCCGCCGCCTATCTCGCGTTCAATCGCTCCAAAAAAAGCCTGGCATTGAGTTGTCGAGAAGAAGAAGGAAAAAAGATCTTTTATGACCTGGTCAAAACGGCCGATGTGGTTGTGGAACAGTTTCGACCCGGGGTGATGGCGGGCATGGGGCTGGGGTATGGGCAGGCCTGTAAAAAAAATCCGAAAATCATTTATGTTTCCCTGACCGGGTACGGCCAGCAGGGGCCATATGCCGATCATGCCGGGCACGATTTAAACTACATCGGGTATGCCGGTATTCTGGGGCTGACCCTGTCGGACGACTTAGAGCCGACCCTCCCCGGACCGCAAATGGCCGATGTGGCCGGGGGCGCCTACATGCTGGTGATTGCCTGTCTGTCAGCCTTGTTTGCCCGGGGGCGCTCCGGAAAAGGACAGCAGGTCGATCTTTCCATGCTGGACGGCGTCTTGCCGCTGATGACGCTGCAGATGGCGCAATATTGGGCGGCGCCGGAAGCACTAAAGGATGAGCGTCTGCCGCTGTCGGGGGGCCTGGCCTCTTATGGCACCTATCGCTGCAGCGATGGAAAATTTGTGGCCCTGGCCGCACTGGAGCCCAAGTTCTGGGAGAAGTTTTGCGACTGGGTGGAAAAGCCCCTTTGGAAAGATAAAATTTACGCCATGGGCGCAGAATGCCGTCAATTAAAAAAGGACGTTGGGAGTCTGTTTCAAACCCGGCCAAGGGACGAGTGGGTTCAGGAATCGGCCCGGCGGGATATCTGTCTGACGCCGGTGTTGGGTCTTGATGAAATTGAAAAAGACCCCCATCTGCAGCAGCGGGAAATGTTCATCACCCAGCCGCATCCTTGCTGCGGAAATATAAAGGGCATCGGTGTGCCCATCAAATTTAAGGGGACGCCGGCCGTTGTCCAAAGCCCGCCGCCGATTTTGGGGCAGGATACCGCTGCTGTCCTGGAGGATCTGGGATATTCGCCGGATAGAATAGAAAGACTGCATTTTGATAAAGTCATTTTTGACGACTCTTGTGGAAATAGAAATTCTGAAAAGAATACGATTTAGATTTTCCTTTAAAATACGTATGTTATTTCTCAGAGTGGTTGATTTTGTGGAAATTCCAAATAACAAATAAATTTCAATGACCAAAATCCAAAATCCCAAAAAGTTTATTCCTTTAATGAGCCTGTCCGATAACTCCCTCTCCCATCTTGGGAGAGGGTCGGGGTGAGGGTGTAAATAACAGAATTTATTCCACCTCCTCACCTAACCTCTCCCCACAAGGGGGAGAGGAATTAAAGGTTGTAGGACAGCCTATTGTGTGGGGTTTTAACTTGACACTTATCCGTAGGTTACTTATAAACCACGATATTTACCCTGCAGTTGCAGCAACAGGGTTTAACATCTGAATCATGTAAAAAACGTAAAGGAGACCGAAGGTGTCGGATAAAATAAAGAAAGTGGTACTGGCCTATTCCGGCGGGCTGGATACGTCGGTCATTCTAAAATGGCTGATTGAGACCTATCAGTGCGAGGTGATTGCCTTTTCGGCGGATCTGGGGCAGGAAGAGGAGCTGGACAGCATCAAACCCAAGGCCGTCAAGACCGGGGCGTCAAAGGTCTATATTGACGATTTAAAAGAGACCTTTGTGAAAGATTATGTGTTTCCGGCTTTCCGGGCCAATGCCATCTATGAAGGCCAATATCTTCTGGGAACCTCTCTGGCCCGTCCGTTGATCGCCAAACGTCAGATGGAAATCGCAAAAATTGAAGCGGCCGATGCCGTCAGCCACGGCGCCACCGGCAAGGGGAATGATCAGGTCCGGTTCGAACTCAGCTATCTCTCTTTGGATCCCCAGATAAAGATTATCGCGCCCTGGCGGGAATGGGATCTCACCTCCCGGACCGCGTTGATGGCGTTTGCAGAAAAGCACGGGATTGATGTGCCCACCACACCGGCAAAGCCCTACAGCAGCGACCGCAACCTGCTCCACATCAGTTTCGAAGGAGGCATCCTGGAAGATCCGTGGGCGGCGCCGCCCGAAGACATGTTCCTCCTGACGGTATCGCCCCAGAGGGCGCCGGACACGCCGGAGATCATCGAAATTGAATTCAAACAGGGCGATCCCATCGCCGTCAACGGCGAGAACTTGTCGCCGGCAAACCTCCTTAAGACGCTGAACCGGCTGGGCGGACGCCACGGCATCGGAAGGGCCGACATTGTCGAAAACCGCTTTGTGGGGATGAAATCCCGGGGGGTTTACGAAACGCCGGGAGGGACCATTTTACGGGCCGCGCACATGGCCGTCGAATCCATTACCCTGGATCGCGAAGTTGCGCATCTGCGGGATTCGCTGATACCCAAATACGCGGAGCTGGTCTATTACGGGTTCTGGTTTTCGCCTGAGATGAGGCTCCTCCAGGGCATGATCGATGAAACCCAGCAGAATGTCAGCGGCGTGGCGCGGCTGGAACTTTACAAGGGAAACTGCCGGGTTCTGGGGCGAAAATCGGACCGGTCCCTGTACAGCGAGGCCTATGCCACCTTTGAAGGCGACCAGGTCTACAGCCAGAAGGATGCCACCGGCTTTATCCGGCTTAAC of the Desulfobacterales bacterium genome contains:
- a CDS encoding 3-hydroxyacyl-CoA dehydrogenase NAD-binding domain-containing protein, with amino-acid sequence MTSIRIEKQDGIAIIWLDQPGERVNKISIELLDEFSAAMKTLTEDPQVKGAVLISKKSDNFIAGADIDRFLTMQSPGEAAALSRKGHGLLNQLAGSAKPVVAAIHGACLGGGLEVALACTARIASDDPCTVLGQPEVKLGLLPGGGGTQRLPRLVGLQRGLGLMLTGKNIYPKQAKRMGLVDYLVHPYGLLEAAKKMVMDFCEKPLKRKRRLSLVEKILEGTPLTRKIIYKKAREMVMRQTMGNYPAPLRIIECVEAGMEKGLSAGMAAEEEKFDSLVLSPQSRQLIHLFFNMNSKKKNPAREKVRPVQTVAVLGAGFMGAGIASVSAAAGMKVLLKDVSHEAVGKGEKTVWDEFSGKVKRGALSPFVRDQIFSRIHGRTDYKGFGAAELVVEAVFEDLKLKQEILAQVEAAVSENCIFASNTSSLPIKEIAKNARRPQQVVGMHYFSPVPRMPLLEIIETADTADWVTATAVEVGIRQGKTVIVVKDGPGFYTTRILAPLLHEALLILEEGAEIHQVDRDMKRYGFPVGPLTLLDEVGIDVGAHVSGGVLGEMFLSRGMSYSDTMIRLNAAGFKGRKNKTGFYRYEKPAFKWIGRKKKKQVNPKIYEFFGGSSRKTIVPAVIQDRLAFVMTNEAARALEEGILVSPHDGDLGAVLGLGFPPFLGGPFRNMDTIGIGNVVAKLKGLEETYGPRFAPAQMLVDMQKHNRRFYPE
- a CDS encoding CaiB/BaiF CoA-transferase family protein produces the protein MIEKEVNNKAGGPLQGIRVLDFSRLYPGPLGTMLLADMGAEVIKIEDPAQPDYVRNFPPFIKTESAAYLAFNRSKKSLALSCREEEGKKIFYDLVKTADVVVEQFRPGVMAGMGLGYGQACKKNPKIIYVSLTGYGQQGPYADHAGHDLNYIGYAGILGLTLSDDLEPTLPGPQMADVAGGAYMLVIACLSALFARGRSGKGQQVDLSMLDGVLPLMTLQMAQYWAAPEALKDERLPLSGGLASYGTYRCSDGKFVALAALEPKFWEKFCDWVEKPLWKDKIYAMGAECRQLKKDVGSLFQTRPRDEWVQESARRDICLTPVLGLDEIEKDPHLQQREMFITQPHPCCGNIKGIGVPIKFKGTPAVVQSPPPILGQDTAAVLEDLGYSPDRIERLHFDKVIFDDSCGNRNSEKNTI
- a CDS encoding argininosuccinate synthase codes for the protein MSDKIKKVVLAYSGGLDTSVILKWLIETYQCEVIAFSADLGQEEELDSIKPKAVKTGASKVYIDDLKETFVKDYVFPAFRANAIYEGQYLLGTSLARPLIAKRQMEIAKIEAADAVSHGATGKGNDQVRFELSYLSLDPQIKIIAPWREWDLTSRTALMAFAEKHGIDVPTTPAKPYSSDRNLLHISFEGGILEDPWAAPPEDMFLLTVSPQRAPDTPEIIEIEFKQGDPIAVNGENLSPANLLKTLNRLGGRHGIGRADIVENRFVGMKSRGVYETPGGTILRAAHMAVESITLDREVAHLRDSLIPKYAELVYYGFWFSPEMRLLQGMIDETQQNVSGVARLELYKGNCRVLGRKSDRSLYSEAYATFEGDQVYSQKDATGFIRLNALRLRIQNLLNTK